The following coding sequences are from one Thamnophis elegans isolate rThaEle1 chromosome 5, rThaEle1.pri, whole genome shotgun sequence window:
- the UBE2T gene encoding ubiquitin-conjugating enzyme E2 T, whose amino-acid sequence MQRASRLKRELQLMATEPPPGITCWQNVNLNDLRAQILGCTNTPYEKGVFALEVIVPERYPFEPPKMRFLTPIYHPNIDSAGRICLDVLRLPPKGAWRPSLNIATLLTSIQILMNEPNPDDPLMADISSEYKYNKQAFLKNARQWTEKYASQTTMPLEITNEENHKSQAEFPKDSSISQKRKGSNISGLSKKCRLET is encoded by the exons ATGCAAAGGGCTTCACGGCTGAAGAGAGAGCTGCAGTTAATGGCCACAGAACCACCCCCAGGAATTACCTGCTGGCAGAATGTAAATCTAAATGATCTTCGAGCCC aaatacTAGGTTGTACAAATACCCCATACGAAAAAGGAGTTTTTGCTTTGGAAGTAATTGTTCCTGAAAG GTATCCATTTGAACCTCCAAAAATGCGCTTTCTTACTCCCATTTATCATCCCAACATTGATTCAGCTGGAAGAATTTGCCTGGATGTTCTTAGATTACCACCCAAG GGTGCTTGGAGGCCATCCCTGAACATTGCTACTTTGCTAACTTCCATCCAGATCCTCATGAATGAACCTAATCCTGATGACCCTCTCATGGCTGACATA TCTTCAGAGTATAAATACAACAAGCAAGCATTTCTCAAAAATGCCAGACAATGGACAGAAAAATATGCAAGCCAGACAACAATG CCTTTAGAAATCACCAATGAAGAGAATCACAAAAGCCAGGCTGAGTTCCCAAAAGATTCCAGTATTTcccagaagaggaaaggaagcaaTATCAGTGGATTGTCCAAAAAATGTCGCTTAGAAACATAA